The region GGTTTTTTTCagttaaatcttaaataattttacttCTGGAATGTCAAAGAGATTTAGGGTTCTATGCGTTTTTTAGCTCTGTTTGcttcttcatttttttaacatttttcctCAAATGCAGAAAGCAGCTACACAAGAAAAAGATGTAATTGACCAAGTTTTGAAAACTCACCAAGCAATAGAGTGAGTGCCAAATTAAAGCTTTTCTATTCGATATGTTAatagtaattatttttttttactctgaCTATCTGATTCTATCTATCGGtgtgttttgttcttttggAGTGTTGACAGGTCTTCAGTCACAAGAACCTCACAAGAGACGGTTGATGGCTCGGAAACACTTTCTTCCTCTTTAACCGGAGCAAACCCGAAGAAGAAAGTGTTCATGGTTATGGGAATCAACACTGCATTCAGCAGTAGAAGACGGCGTGATTCCCTCAGGGGAACATGGATGCctcaaggtatatatatattttagcagTTTTCAAGTGATCCTCTTTCCTTAAATCCCAAATCTagtagttttaatatatataaatgtggaTATGTGTTACACAGGGGAGAAGCTAGAGAAACTGGAGAAAGAGAAAGGGATTGTCATCAAGTTCATGATTGGTCACAGTGCAACCTCAAATAGTATTCTGGATAGAGCTATTGATTCAGAAGATGCTCAACACAAAGACTTCCTTAGGCTGGTGAGGACAAATGAATAAGGAATTTTCTCAAGAAagaatgtagttttttttttttactttaaaacatTGTTATTTTTGCTTGCAGGAGCATGTTGAAGGATATCACGAACTCTCagcaaaaaccaaaatattcttTTCAACAGCAGTAGCTAGATGGGATGCAGAGTTCTATATCAAGGTTGATGATGATGTTCACGTTAATCTCGGTAAAGTTAAAAACTACTGTTTATACTCTTATTCTTACCTGAGAGTTTTAAGCAAACATTGGCCTTCACAGGTATGCTTGCTTCCACACTTGCTCGTCACCGCTCAAAGCCTAGAGTCTATATCGGCTGTATGAAATCAGGACCTGTTCTTGCTCAAAAGTAAAATCTCATTTCTGTCCTAATCTttctgaagtttttttttttgtgttaagAGAAAGTGTTTGAATCAAGGTTACTAACTGTTGCAGGACAGTGAAGTACCATGAACCTGAGTACTGGAAGTTCGGAGAGGAAGGTAACAAGTACTTTCGACATGCTACGGGACAGATCTACGCCATCTCCAAGGATCTTGCCAAATACATATCCATCAACCAGTACGTAGTAGTTCTTGCCTTCCTCCAGCTTCATCATAGGTTTGGTCTTAATAGGTTTTTAAAACATTGTATAATGTAGGCCAATATTGCATAAATATGCAAATGAAGATGTGTCATTAGGGTCATGGTTTATTGGACTTGAGGTTGAACATATTGATGACAGAAACTTCTGTTGTGGGACTCCTCCAGGTAAAAAGCAAAGCTCAATTACACATCAAACAAAGTTATAATCAATCTCTCCCTCTCCCTTTTGTCTATGtagttttatatctttttttttgtttttttttttgcatctgaATAGATTGTAGATGGAAGGCAGAGGCGGGTGATGTATGTGTGGCGTCGTTCGAGTGGAGCTGCAGTGGTATTTGCAAGTCGGTAGAGAGGATGAAGATGGTCCATGAAGTTTGtagtgaaggagaagaagctgttTGGAATGCTCTTCTCTAAAAACGTTTTTTATCAATCATTTCTCGATACAGTTGTTAAGAGGAGATGACAATTTTTGTAAAGAACCAAAAAGGTATACAAATCTCATATACTGGAAAAAGGAACTTTCAaatgaagaatttttttaacatatgtGCCCAAAAGACTCTTCTAGTGTGGCTTGGTTCTGAGGAGAAACATATCCCTCACCTCCTCTTTTATGGTTTATAGTTTATTATTTGAGGCTTAACAGGTTTATCAGCTTATGCTTTGTCCTTCTACTTGTGTTACCTCTTGTTTAGTCTCTTGTTAAGCAGAAGCAATGGACACATGAGCATTCTTTTAGACAttccaattatttattttcatagagAAAAAATGACTCAACTTATGGACACATGAGCATTCTTTTAGACAttccaattatttattttcatacaaGAGAAAAAAGTGATTcaacttttgaaaaatatgatataGCCTCCACATTctctacaatttttattatgtataatttttcTGCAAAAAATTAGAGAAGCTATTCAAATTTAGTGTTATCTACAAACTTTATAAACATaaaggggggtgtattgaaaCTATGATTTTAAAGAGTTTTGGGATTGTTTTAAAATCCTCTGTTATTCAAttaaggattttaaaaattattttcaaatcacCTGTTATTGAACATGGAATTTATGTAAAATCATTTGAAACACTTGCAAATCTCCtgttatttaattaatcatttaCAAAACTTAtaacaaatccactgttattgaaatataaacattattttGAAAGGAGAAGGATTTTGGGATGCTTTGTATTAGTTCCAGTTAAAAAGTGTTGCTATAAAAATCTCACATCTACATGTGTTATTTGGAGAGACttcagaataaaaataaaacatctatttatttgatcaaaaacaaaaaagtaaaacatcTGTTTAAcgatgaaaaagaaaacaaatatacataAGACAAACGACGGCTACTTTACATCTTTCTAACCTTTGAGACAATCATTCAAAGCCAATGAACTGCAGATTTATCTCTATCTGCTCCATTAgcagatacaaaaaaaaatcaaacctcTGAACACTTCATCCATGGAAAATCGGCTCAAACCCCATAAAACTTCTTCCTTTATTAATTATAACTACTATGTTCATATTCTTCCTCTGTTATTCTCCTGCGATGGCTGCTTACTTAACTCACTGCAAACTCGGTTCTTAGATTTGCGATTACTGATACTGAGTTCTTAAATCATGGAAATTTGCAAACACCACTTGGGTTCCTCTGCGTGTCTTGTTGGAACAATCCGGAGAACATAGTAGACAAAGAGAAAGATAGTAGATTAA is a window of Raphanus sativus cultivar WK10039 unplaced genomic scaffold, ASM80110v3 Scaffold2865, whole genome shotgun sequence DNA encoding:
- the LOC108823935 gene encoding beta-1,3-galactosyltransferase 7 isoform X1 encodes the protein MRNKVSRRVISLRWVPFICISFFVLGAIFTSRSWEEPSSDSGSQLISQRHRDQELQIVSDDCAHKKKAATQEKDVIDQVLKTHQAIDVDRSSVTRTSQETVDGSETLSSSLTGANPKKKVFMVMGINTAFSSRRRRDSLRGTWMPQGEKLEKLEKEKGIVIKFMIGHSATSNSILDRAIDSEDAQHKDFLRLEHVEGYHELSAKTKIFFSTAVARWDAEFYIKVDDDVHVNLGMLASTLARHRSKPRVYIGCMKSGPVLAQKTVKYHEPEYWKFGEEGNKYFRHATGQIYAISKDLAKYISINQPILHKYANEDVSLGSWFIGLEVEHIDDRNFCCGTPPDCRWKAEAGDVCVASFEWSCSGICKSVERMKMVHEVCSEGEEAVWNALL
- the LOC108823935 gene encoding beta-1,3-galactosyltransferase 7 isoform X2, with product MRNKVSRRVISLRWVPFICISFFVLGAIFTSRSWEEPSSDSGSQLISQRHRDQELQIVSDDCAHKKKAATQEKDVIDQVLKTHQAIESSVTRTSQETVDGSETLSSSLTGANPKKKVFMVMGINTAFSSRRRRDSLRGTWMPQGEKLEKLEKEKGIVIKFMIGHSATSNSILDRAIDSEDAQHKDFLRLEHVEGYHELSAKTKIFFSTAVARWDAEFYIKVDDDVHVNLGMLASTLARHRSKPRVYIGCMKSGPVLAQKTVKYHEPEYWKFGEEGNKYFRHATGQIYAISKDLAKYISINQPILHKYANEDVSLGSWFIGLEVEHIDDRNFCCGTPPDCRWKAEAGDVCVASFEWSCSGICKSVERMKMVHEVCSEGEEAVWNALL